The Humulus lupulus chromosome 3, drHumLupu1.1, whole genome shotgun sequence genome window below encodes:
- the LOC133824364 gene encoding uncharacterized protein LOC133824364, whose translation MVLRKFNKNTVGDVAQNYISAKDNYQAAQLSLQSNPHSAELQREEMLAGKIFAYYARTYENFLRQKSKVNWIRYGDDNTTYFYACLKQIRAANCITPVVAESGQLIERFDDVVAHFRKIMGSPSNASVPIQQSCFKLGHRLRLDQQIGLAKVLPSLINQNQGVFVKNRLLAHNILILQDIIKGYKRKNISPRCVMNIDLSKAYDMLDWHFFGGHPHCVLFSSQVYQVGDDLFEGPFLFDPNEWLLCQASMNKSFRYHPKCKPLKIVNLCFADDLVLFCKGVSNPVQILKDHFTEFCLAYGLSANMEKSQVYFGGLADREVHQLLDKLRFSEGCFPLKYLGVPLRTTKWKAGDCAIIIKKIQLKLHIWASRHLSFAGRAQLINSVLLSISKMHLTAWDQVCLPMCMGGLGFKEGLNWNKVLLAKFVWAVSFKQDILWVKWVDSIYLKGQDFWAYKIPQDVSWYWKKIVNLRAVFPSKNLEEAVKNNKICLRDLYNRLLNKDRVTFANVVWCSLTLPKHRFILWQATLGHLLTRDKLHYYEMKLSSLLCPVCEEEQESHSHLFFACPFSHQVKAKLEDWLGRDLWPSMYDNWCSWMVGKPKGLKQQIVGATIAATVYMVWRNRNNCIFELSSLSVGYVVQMIKYYL comes from the exons ATGGTCCTTCGCAAGTTCAACAAGAATACTGTGGGAGATGTTGCTCAGAACTATATTTCTGCCAAGGATAATTATCAAGCTGCTCAATTATCTCTTCAAAGCAACCCTCACTCGGCAGAGTTGCAAAGAGAGGAAATGTTAGCAGGTAAAATTTTTGCTTATTATGCTAGAACATATGAAAATTTTCTTAGGCAGAAAAGCAAAGTTAATTGGATTCGGTACGGGGATGATAACACGACTTACTTTTATGCCTGTTTAAAGCAAATAAGAGCTGCTAATTGTATCACTCCAGTTGTTGCTGAATCTGGCCAGCTAATTGAGAGGTTTGATGATGTTGTGGCTCACTTTCGAAAAATTATGGGAAGCCCAAGTAATGCTTCGGTGCCTATTCAGCAATCTTGTTTCAAACTTGGCCACAGATTGAGATTGGACCAACAGATCGG ATTGGCGAAGGTGCTTCCTAGTCTAATTAATCAAAATCAAGGAGTGTTTGTTAAAAACAGATTGTTGGCGCATAATATTCTTATTCTTCAGGATATTATTAAGggatataaaaggaaaaatatttcTCCTAGATGTGTGATGAACATAGACTTGAGTAAAGCCTATGACATGTTGGATTGGCACTTTTTTGGAGGACATCCTCATTGCGTTCTGTTTTCCAGCCAAGTTTATCAAGTGGGTGATGACTTGTTTGAAGGACCCTTCTTATTTGATCCTAATGAATG GCTGTTATGTCAAGCTTCCATGAACAAGAGTTTTAGGTATCATCCTAAATGTAAGCCTCTGAAGATTGTTAATCTTTGCTTTGCCGATGACTTGGTCTTATTTTGCAAGGGAGTCTCCAACCCAGTTCAGATTTTGAAGGATCATTTCACTGAATTTTGCTTGGCGTATGGTCTATCTGCCAATATGGAGAAATCACAGGTCTATTTTGGGGGTTTGGCAGATAGAGAGGTTCATCAACTGTTAGACAAGCTCCGTTTTTCCGAAGGGTGTTTTCCTTTAAAATATCTGGGAGTTCCTCTTCGGACTACAAAATGGAAGGCTGGAGATTGTGCTATCATCATTAAAAAGATACAGTTGAAACTTCACATATGGGCTAGTCGTCATCTCTCTTTTGCTGGGAGGGCTCAATTGATTAACTCTGTGCTGCTGAGTATCAG TAAAATGCATCTTACTGCCTGGGATCAAGTTTGCCTGCCAATGTGCATGGGTGGTCTTGGCTTTAAGGAGGGACTCAACTGGAACAAAGTGCTCCTTGCTAAATTTGTTTGGGCTGTTTCATTTAAGCAAGACATTCTTTGGGTGAAATGGGTTGATTCCATTTATCTGAAGGGTCAGGATTTCTGGGCCTATAAAATTCCACAAGATGTGAGCTGGTATTGGAAGAAAATTGTCAATCTAAGAGCTGtttttccttctaaaaatctAGAAGAAGCAGTCAAAAATAACAAGATTTGCTTGAGAGATTTATATAATAGGTTACTCAATAAAGATAGAGTAACTTTTGCTAATGTGGTCTGGTGTTCCCTGACTTTGCCTAAACATAGGTTCATCTTGTGGCAAGCAACTCTTGGTCATCTTCTCACTCGTGACAAATTACACTACTACGAGATGAAGTTGTCTTCATTACTCTGCCCAGTTTGTGAAGAAGAGCAGGAATCTCATTCCCATCTCTTTTTTGCTTGTCCTTTCTCTCATCAGGTAAAAGCTAAACTGGAGGACTGGCTGGGAAGGGATTTGTGGCCGAGCATGTATGATAACTGGTGCTCTTGGATGGTTGGTAAGCCTAAGGGCCTGAAGCAGCAGATTGTTGGTGCAACTATAGCAGCGACTGTTTATATGGTTTGGAGGAATAGAAACAACTGTATCTTTGAGCTTAGCTCTCTGTCTGTTGGCTATGTTGTTCAGATGATCaagtattatttgtga